A stretch of DNA from Xiphophorus maculatus strain JP 163 A chromosome 8, X_maculatus-5.0-male, whole genome shotgun sequence:
aCCAAAATGAAGCTCAAGCTGGACTCTTCCTTTGTGTTTCTACCAAAGGTTTTTGCTCTAAAACTACTTTTAATGTTAGTTTCTGTCCTATTTAAATCAGAAGAAGTTGCTGAACTGGAGTTGTGACGTAAAGAAGAGCAGGACTCTCGTTGTAAGGTCTTTATTTAGTGTTCAGGGTCCTGaagcagccagcagcagctcctccagcaggAGCAACAGAGCTTTTTACACtgaggaaaaataatttaaacagaaagttaaaacattttaaacaggagggAATATCGTCTCCGTGAACCTCGACACCTTCAGAGGGAAAACCAACGTTTTGGTCCTGATGGGTCAGAGAACCGGAGAGTCGTTGGTTGGGTTGGTTCTGAAAAACCAAACAGCCTCAAAGCTCCAAATCATTTCTCATGCATTCACTTCAAGgtaacaaactttaaaaaaaaaacacgttctGGCAGCTGAAAGttgagttttttaaatgtaacattaatAAATGGCACCaagtttcaacaaaaaaaaagaggaaaacatgcagagagaaaaaacaacaaaaacgtgAAACTGTCACCATTAGAAACACGTTCAGGTTGGTTTTAAggaaattttatgtttaaatattttttgtgttaaacaaacagattaattacatcagaagcagatttttttttaaacattttggatgtttagtttttttttttgctctgttttccaGCTGCAGGGGCTGATGGGAGTTGCGGTCAGTTCCAGCTGAACGGCTCCAGGTTCCCGCCGCGCCTCGTTTCCACGGGAACGCCCGGCGGCCGATCGGACACCAGAACCCGGTCGGTCCGACGGGCTGCCGAGGCGGTTCCCGTTTCTACAAGGCGCCGACCGGCTGCAGAGGAGGGCAGGGGGAGGAGTCACCGCCGTAAGCCCCGCCCCCGGGTGCGGGCGGCGCCCCCTCATGGACGGCGGCGGTGACGTCTTCGTTGTAGAGGCGCTTGATGCCGTCGTAGAAGTCGTCCACGTCCATCTGCTCCACCTAGAGGCAGACGGAGGTAATGCAAACATTAGAGTTTCGTTCATGTTAGTGAGGCTCTGAGTCtgattggatttatttattaatctaaaCTTAATAAAACGTTTTTTAACCAGAGTAAAGTTGCTCAGTTGGAGGTTTTGACCTCCACAGCTCACCTTGCGCTTGGTGGAGGCTTTGCAGCGCAGCGGGACTTTCTGCAGGTGGTTCAGGTGTTTCGGGGAAGGGGGCGGAGCTTTGCTCTCCTCTCCAGCTGCTGCCGCCGTGTGAGGCAGGGCGGCTTGGTCCCTGGACGTCTCCATGGTCCCTGGACCCAAACACACGAAGAAGAACCACACTCACACCCTCTGTACTGTCCAAGCCCGACTTTTACCAAATCATGTCATAAATCATAGTGACATAGAAAAGCagcacatttctgcaaaaacCCTCAATTTTTCTCATTAATCTCATAAAAATTGCAGGTTTTTTGGAATATTTCTgaattacaaaatgtgaaaattttcagtttttaaaactttaaaatttcacaaaggATTTTTGTTATTGCATTATATCACACATAATAAagttattagtttattttaatgtctttctaacattgtataaaaagaggcttaaataattaaatatgtagaatctgaaaatctgcaaaatatttgtttctgattaatcgattaatggcaaaacaaccaattagtcatcaaataatcaattaatctgcagaataatcaaataataaatTGAATAATAGATTAATAATCTATTCATCATCCAAATACTTGGTTAATcgtctgaataaatatttatattttattgtgttatttGTGGCTCTAAACAGTTTTATTGGCTGGCCTGAGGGTAGAAGAGGTTCTGGATGGTTGTTCTGGACCCGGCCGGTTCTGGAGGGAACCTACCGGGCGGGCGGCGGCCCAGGGCGGCGAGCTGCAGGGGTTGGTAGATGTAAACGGTGTTGGGAGGCAGGGAAGCTCTGGGCGTGGACAGGCTGCGTGAGACCAGCTCTCTGCTGCGGATCAGCGCCGAGCTGTCCGcctgagaggaagaggagggggagagGAAGAGTTACACCTGGTCGCCATGGTGATGCAGTCGAGATCTAAGGACTTCTGCTCTGATTGGAGGATTCAGACTGAGATGGAGATGAAGAATGATTTTAGTCAGGCACATTCTGAGGCAcctaaagagaaattaaattgatgaagaggaaggaaggagggatggagggaaagagagagagagagagagagagagagagagagagaatagtAAATGACAAGTGAGGAAGGAGATTTATTaacatatatttaatattttagggaataaaatctggaaacataattttttttcttattttctccaAATTTATCCAAacctgaaaaatctgaaatgaatcTCCAtcttttctggttctggttcagaacCCTggtaccaggttctggttctggttcgaTACAGCAGCGACAGTCTCCCAGTCTGACCAGTGAggtttaacctttgacctttactCCTCTCCTGCCTGGTTTCACTGTTTCATGAACCTTTTTGAGACTCACCTGAGCCTTCCTCAGCAGGTTGATGGTGAGCGCCAGCCAATCAGGACAGCAGGTCTCCAGCTCCAGGCTGATGAGGGCCAGGGCCAGCATGGATCCCCTGAGCTGCAGATCAAACCAAACCCAGCGTCAGAAACCAGCcgcacacaaacaggaagtggcgGCGGTGGCGGGCGGCGGCGTCCCACCTGCATGAGGGCGTGGTCGGCCAGGCAGGTGTAGAGGCGGCGGGTGAGGAGGCCGAGGTGCTGGGAGCGGTTCAACCCGACGGAGTCCAGGAAGCCGGAGCGAGACGTCGTCGCCATCGCGTGGAACTGAGGCACAAATCAGAGCTGTTCACGTTTCCTGCCACCGGGTGGCACTGCTGAGCCGATCAGAAACGACTCATCAATCGACCAAAATGAAGATCAATAGATTCAGTGTTATCTACTTTAATCTATGGAATATAAACCGAATAatttgagttacaacaacatttaatttctcttcaattaaatatttttgagttttaatcaGAGACTGAAACAACTTTTACTCTAAAGAAACCAGAGAaagagtttaaatttattttactaatcaaTTATTCAGATGATTAATCGGTTATTCAGacttaaatgattttttttcatttatctgcTCGagtattttatatgaaaaaaatgcgaataaacaaattcaattcctttttgaAATGTTGCTGCCTGAACTGCAACAAGACTGATTTAGTGAACACCTGCTGTTTGTAGATTCATTTcttggattaactgattagtATTTAGATAACAAgagattaataaaaacaactaaattataatttaacaaaaatcccTGAATCGTTACTGAAATTATATTTCaaagatttctctgtttttaatgttagtCAGGTTTATTCTTCCTCTACATCAACAacattagttgacgattattacaataatcgattaatcatgatgaatacGATTAATCGTGTGTGAAACGTACGATGTGCAGGAAGTCCAGAGCGGTGGCGGTGTGCAGATCCCAGTCCAGTTTGTCCAGGACGAGTCTCTCCATCCTCAGGATCTCCGACGGAGAGCAGCCGCAGCGACTGGAGGCAGCCAGCTCCTTCAGAGAGGGAACACACtgacacccacacacacacacacacacacacacacacacacacacacacacacacacacacacacacacacacacacacggtgaACCTGACGTTCCTCCCAGCGGCGCTGACTCCCAGCGCTGAACGTTTACCTCGTCCTCCTCGCAGGTCTTGGCAGCCAGGAAGAAGCAGGCGACGGCGATGCAGCGCAGGTACTTTGGACGGGCCTGAGAacaaataatcaatcaatcgatCGATCGAGGAAACGAGCTCTGATAAAATCTACGAtcagaattcattttattatcattgtCAATTGTTATATATATTCTGGGGTTTAATGCTTCATAACAtggaaaagtttcaaaacatccagagtttattttctttcactgaTTCAACggaaaagttgagtggaaggaaaaaatgtgagtttttgaGCTGAATTACTataataaatctatttattgCTGATATTGCTTTGATTAAACGGAGATGCGTGTCTCTGGTTGTGTTTTTCGGTACCTTGATGGGAGCCAGGAAGCGGTCCAGGATGCTAACGGCTAACACCAGGGTCTCTGGGTAGAGCTGCAGCCGGCCGTGGAGCTCCGTCAGCCAGCGCACCGCCTCGTCCCGCTGCGCCGGGGAGACGTCTGTATCCTGCAACCAGCGCCGCAAAACAGGTTACCATGACGACGGCCACTTTCAAGGTCAGGCGTCAAACTTTTCCGCTTTGgagattttaaacaatttacagtttaaatgtaCTATTACATGATTTgagttattaaattattaataaagtatttttatggTATTTTACATTATACAGCAGggaaagagtaaaataaaatattatttaattcatgttttgaaatgtttcccaATTCATACAAAGACtggtctgaaaaaacaaaataaaacaaaaaaaattaaatttggcTTAACATATAAAATTTAAGCAAATcaaaagttaataataaatattcaaaattaaaataaatcttctcATCAAGCTTTCTGATATtttgcaaatggaaataatttaactAATTCTACTGAAccgaaaacaagaaaagtttagatttaaaataaaaataataataaagttttatttttttaccaggtGGATGAAAATATAGTTTCaactttaaataatgttttttaaatttagctttttaatcaaacataaaattatgtAGTTTAACTAAGAAGCTCGTTccaaatcttaaaaacaaatcaattcaaGGATTTTCAAAAACTTGTCAGGATTTCAAGCACCAGTATGAAGCCTTCCTGTGGGGTCATAAGGTCAAATGACCTGGATGGAAACTTTCACTTCACTTTCTTTACTAATGGATGTAAACGAAGAGTTAAAACAcgggtgttcaaagtgtggctcgggggccatttgtggtacgttgaaatgattttgttcgGCCGTTGGTCACAAATcaaaaatggtgaaaatttggacaagaaaacagaaaacagtttagAATCCCAAAACTTAGAACATTTTCTTGGATCTTTAGagtatttacagattttatacagatcttattttttttttgagcagataaaactaaactaattaTAGTGAACTAAGtttgcattttgaatttaacGACTTCTTTGGGCACCAGTAGCTGAGTTAAGGCGTGTCCAGGATCTGACAACACGTCTGAAACAAACAGGTGACGCCACAAACGCAGACAGGGTGAGACCAGCTGATCGTGCTGcaacacacgcacgcacacacacacacacacacacacacacacacacacacacacacacacacacacacacacacacacacacaccctgtcAGCTGGTTTGTTCTGTGACTCAGtctttctgctgcttcctgaATGTGTGTCACGTCTGAGAACAGcaggttttatttctgtcttttgtgAAACGCTGAGTCGAAACGCCGCCCAGACTCACGCGATCATGGCAACCCAACAATTCGTCAACAGTTCAACAATCGTTTCGCAACTTTAGCCTCACGGTTTGGAAACACGTCACACTTCGATGAGgcgagagaaaacaaaacaaaacatttttaaggatATAATTCTCTGTGGTTGGTTGGTTTTTATAAACCGGTGAATGAATAAACGGTATTTATGGTATTTATGGTATTTAATAATTAGAAAGTGGGCTGGAATGTTGGTTGTGTTTTGCTTTCGATTCCTAAACCAACtctatttaaaaagcattaaaagaaACAGCAGCCACTGACTAaaagagctgcagaaacagaatAACTAAAACTGATCAATTAAACacaagtagaaataaaatacaagaaagtaaaacacagagagaagaaaCTCAGAATAAAATGATTCCCTCCAGTCTGTTCCTTCAATTctggattaaaataaatctaacaattTAATTATGTCTGTTAATTATTAAACtcaagagaaacattttaagacattaattttaatcaattaacacattaaaaatttaacacaattaatttaatttttcttttgtactttAGTAAAAGTTTCGGgcggaacctttgtatttgtgcgtttctggtacgcccgtaaatctgacgcacgAGCGACATCAGCTAACAACAGCGATGGGAAAAGTTTCTCTCAGGCCCTctgggttttaattttttccatttacataaactgtttctaatgtgatatttaaaaaatcgcCTGCTGctccaacatggccgccgctGCCTGCATGTCCTGCATTTGgtctaaaacaacaaacagaaactttgaTCAAAGTTGACTTTGACCTGCGTATGGATGCATCTGCATGTATATGACAGAGAGCGTCAATGATTCCCAGTTGTGTTGTTTTACGGTTTCATAACTGAAAgggaagaaaaagcagaaatgagtTTGATTTTGACGTCGTTCAGGTTTTTCCCCTGAAATCCGACTGAACGTAAAAATCCCAACATGAAGCCAAAAACATCAGAAGTTCATCCGGTTTCCACAGTGGGAATCTCTCTGAGGTCAGTTTGTGACCCGGTaaccacatttaaataaaatttaccttttgaaaaagaaagtactgttaggagtatttttactacactgtacttggagtatttttattatgaagtatttcttcttttcttcccactgaatgaaaaacaaacatgttttaaccaaaaactctCCAGGTACAGAGAAACACCTGCAGTTTGTGTTGAAGTTATTTAGTGAAATAAACTGAtgtggaaaattttattttgccttattttgttatttttttgttacttaaaatacctgaatttctgcttaactttatattttggtccatctgatgatgtaatttttaaatattagatgaTTGATCATttaatcagttactcagtacctcagaagactttttaccaaatactttttccctcctgagtaatttcttggacggatacttttttacttttacttaagtaaaaatatactGAAGTACTGCTACTGTTACTTTAGTACAGTTTCCAGGTGTTGGTACacctggaaaaaagaaaactaacttaaaagtaacttttcagcatgaaatagaaatcaataattcctaaatattgatgaaatagtTTAACTGGCACATTGTTTCACTTGTAATatggtaaaaatattaaaattattttacgtGACTAGAAGTTTTTCATCAGATTTAaggagtttttaaataaaacgaGCTCAGATTTCCTGATAAAAGTTACtggtaagttagttttgtcttatttctggAGATATTTACTCTATAAACATGTTAATATTTGTGGTTTCTGCAGCGCAGCGCCGTCCTGACCTGGGAGGTGGACTTCTTGGCCACGTAGCCTCTCCACGTCTGGGCTTCCCTAGAGGCGGCCTTCTCCAGGAGAAAAGACAGCCTCTGGCGTCCCCAGGGTTGGACGGACTTCATTCTGGCCTCCCCGGGTCGAGCCGACCTCCCCACTGGATACAGctacctgcacacacacaaacacacacacacacacacacacacaccatgacGACACACAACTCAGCTTCACGTAAAcacaatgtgtgtttttatgctaagctaaagctTTCAAAGTGtctgttttatcatttaatttaaggtttttattttaaaatccaacaAGTTTAAACTTTTCGTTGGtttatttaacaacaaaacattaagtTCTGTTGGTTTAAAGCAGcagtattattttaaataaattttttagcttttcatcatgttataatgttttttccTCATCGTAAACAAACCtgtagtgttgctttgattttttcaa
This window harbors:
- the ccni gene encoding cyclin-I, whose translation is MKSVQPWGRQRLSFLLEKAASREAQTWRGYVAKKSTSQDTDVSPAQRDEAVRWLTELHGRLQLYPETLVLAVSILDRFLAPIKARPKYLRCIAVACFFLAAKTCEEDECVPSLKELAASSRCGCSPSEILRMERLVLDKLDWDLHTATALDFLHIFHAMATTSRSGFLDSVGLNRSQHLGLLTRRLYTCLADHALMQLRGSMLALALISLELETCCPDWLALTINLLRKAQADSSALIRSRELVSRSLSTPRASLPPNTVYIYQPLQLAALGRRPPGTMETSRDQAALPHTAAAAGEESKAPPPSPKHLNHLQKVPLRCKASTKRKVEQMDVDDFYDGIKRLYNEDVTAAVHEGAPPAPGGGAYGGDSSPCPPLQPVGAL